A window of Pirellula sp. SH-Sr6A contains these coding sequences:
- the arsD gene encoding arsenite efflux transporter metallochaperone ArsD: protein MKTIQVYDKPMCCSTGVCGPDVDPVLPQFAADLDWLKSQGHKVERYNLAQQPQAFIENQAIHQVLSTEGTESLPVVVIDGEIVSRKVYPNRDALSALVGGLPVKQLLPVAQGNGGCCGTSGCC from the coding sequence TGTTGTTCGACCGGCGTATGCGGTCCCGATGTCGATCCTGTCTTGCCACAGTTCGCAGCGGATCTTGATTGGCTCAAGAGTCAGGGCCATAAGGTGGAGCGTTACAATTTGGCTCAACAACCGCAAGCATTTATTGAGAACCAAGCTATCCATCAAGTGTTGAGCACCGAGGGTACAGAATCGCTACCCGTAGTCGTAATCGATGGCGAAATCGTAAGCCGAAAGGTTTACCCAAATCGAGATGCTCTCTCTGCATTGGTCGGCGGTTTACCTGTCAAGCAGTTGCTCCCAGTAGCGCAGGGAAACGGCGGCTGCTGTGGTACCAGCGGTTGCTGCTAG